From Bacillus basilensis, a single genomic window includes:
- the hisE gene encoding phosphoribosyl-ATP diphosphatase, whose protein sequence is MGNAFKLLFETIEERKENPLPESYTNYLFSKGEDKILKKIGEECSEVIIASKNNDKEELVKEMVDVLYHCFVLLAEKNISLEDIMEEVIERNGKLSKVGDRREIDTL, encoded by the coding sequence ATGGGAAATGCCTTTAAATTACTATTTGAAACAATTGAAGAACGAAAGGAAAATCCACTTCCTGAATCATATACAAATTACTTGTTTTCAAAAGGAGAAGATAAAATTTTAAAGAAAATTGGTGAGGAATGTTCTGAAGTAATCATCGCATCTAAAAATAATGACAAAGAAGAGTTAGTGAAAGAAATGGTTGATGTATTGTATCACTGCTTCGTTTTATTAGCTGAAAAAAATATATCATTAGAAGATATCATGGAGGAAGTGATAGAAAGAAATGGAAAGCTTTCGAAAGTAGGGGACAGAAGAGAAATAGATACTTTATAA
- the hisF gene encoding imidazoleglycerol phosphate synthase cyclase subunit — protein sequence MLAKRIIPCLDVKEGRVVKGVNFIGLQDVGDPVEIAALYNDAGADEIVFLDITATHEGRKTIIDVVEKTASKVFIPLTVGGGISSVKDMYKLLRAGADKVSINSAAVRNPKLIEEGAEHFGSQCIVVAIDARKVAEDKWNVYVNGGRVDTGMDAIEWAKRVVMLGAGEILLTSMDADGTKNGYDLRLTEEISKSVSVPVIASGGCGHADHIIEVFQKTTVDAALAASIFHYGEATVQDVKRKLKNANVEVRL from the coding sequence ATGTTAGCAAAACGCATTATTCCATGTCTAGATGTGAAAGAAGGGCGAGTCGTAAAGGGTGTAAATTTTATAGGATTACAAGACGTCGGTGATCCTGTTGAAATAGCTGCCTTATATAATGATGCGGGAGCAGATGAAATTGTATTTTTAGATATTACGGCAACGCATGAAGGTCGAAAAACGATTATAGACGTTGTAGAAAAAACAGCTTCAAAAGTATTTATTCCTCTTACAGTTGGAGGAGGGATTTCAAGTGTGAAAGATATGTACAAATTACTAAGAGCTGGAGCAGATAAAGTATCAATCAACTCAGCGGCAGTGCGAAATCCAAAGCTAATCGAAGAAGGGGCAGAACACTTTGGCTCACAATGTATTGTCGTAGCAATTGATGCTAGAAAAGTAGCAGAAGATAAGTGGAATGTATATGTGAACGGCGGGAGAGTTGATACGGGAATGGATGCTATCGAATGGGCGAAGCGCGTCGTTATGCTCGGGGCAGGTGAAATTCTATTAACGAGTATGGATGCAGATGGAACGAAAAATGGATATGACCTTCGTTTAACGGAAGAAATTTCAAAAAGCGTTTCCGTACCAGTCATCGCGTCAGGTGGATGTGGTCATGCTGATCACATTATAGAAGTCTTTCAAAAGACAACAGTCGACGCAGCACTAGCGGCATCGATCTTTCATTATGGTGAGGCGACAGTGCAGGACGTAAAGAGAAAGTTAAAAAATGCAAATGTTGAGGTGCGGTTATGA
- the hisI gene encoding phosphoribosyl-AMP cyclohydrolase, whose protein sequence is MKPNFSKGLIPVVVIEEDTKEVLMLAYMNEEAYEKTLETKRTWFYSRSRQSLWNKGETSGNVQYVQSLYLDCDQDSIVVVVKQVGPACHTGEKTCFHYKII, encoded by the coding sequence ATGAAACCTAACTTTTCAAAAGGATTAATACCGGTAGTTGTCATCGAAGAGGATACGAAAGAAGTTTTAATGCTAGCTTATATGAATGAAGAAGCGTATGAAAAGACGCTAGAAACGAAAAGAACATGGTTTTATTCCCGCTCGAGACAATCTTTGTGGAATAAAGGAGAAACATCAGGAAATGTCCAATATGTGCAATCTCTTTATTTAGATTGTGATCAAGATTCAATCGTTGTTGTCGTAAAGCAAGTAGGACCTGCTTGTCATACGGGAGAAAAAACATGTTTTCACTACAAAATTATATAG